Proteins co-encoded in one Clostridiales bacterium genomic window:
- a CDS encoding pro-sigmaK processing inhibitor BofA: protein MFVFVIEIITSIILGLTIIVFSCWLLKIKNKGLFGVLINALMGCLFLFAFNLFGVMAIPINPLNAFICAVFGIFGVVLIYLIITFL, encoded by the coding sequence ATGTTTGTCTTTGTAATAGAAATAATAACTTCTATTATTCTAGGCTTGACTATTATTGTTTTTTCGTGCTGGCTTTTAAAAATCAAAAATAAGGGCCTATTCGGCGTTCTTATAAACGCCTTAATGGGCTGCTTGTTCCTTTTTGCCTTTAATCTTTTTGGGGTTATGGCTATCCCTATCAATCCGCTAAACGCTTTTATTTGCGCCGTTTTTGGCATATTTGGCGTAGTTTTGATATATCTTATAATAACATTTTTATAA
- a CDS encoding GNAT family N-acetyltransferase: MEIKKLDIGYFDEALAFYRQQIDCLERKEFFYPYQDDDIKNILKGGGIMAAVLDSQEIIGISAVDFDKKYGQILKKIINTYYPHVINHKVCEYSGVMTRKGYRNQGVASALYDYLLNSIKDKKNICLCAVVQLENQASLNFFFKRNFRLASVKRSFDIDFGYLIKFNDREIIIDQTDQKIIHCLDYDRYEKLLSLGYVGAEFFDKKIKLCKII; this comes from the coding sequence ATGGAAATAAAAAAACTAGATATTGGCTATTTTGACGAGGCGCTTGCGTTTTACCGCCAGCAAATTGACTGTTTGGAACGCAAAGAGTTTTTTTATCCCTATCAAGACGACGACATTAAAAACATCTTAAAAGGCGGGGGCATAATGGCCGCCGTTTTGGACAGCCAAGAAATAATAGGCATAAGCGCGGTTGACTTTGACAAAAAATACGGGCAAATCCTGAAAAAAATTATAAATACTTATTACCCGCATGTTATTAACCATAAAGTTTGCGAATATTCGGGCGTAATGACGCGCAAAGGCTATAGAAACCAAGGCGTAGCGAGCGCGCTATACGATTATTTGCTAAACAGCATAAAAGACAAAAAAAACATCTGTCTTTGCGCTGTCGTGCAGCTGGAAAACCAAGCAAGCCTTAATTTCTTCTTTAAAAGAAACTTCAGGCTGGCAAGCGTCAAGCGAAGTTTTGATATTGATTTTGGGTATTTGATAAAGTTTAACGACCGCGAAATTATAATTGACCAAACCGACCAAAAAATTATACATTGTCTGGACTATGACCGATACGAAAAGCTATTAAGCTTAGGTTATGTAGGCGCGGAGTTTTTTGATAAAAAAATCAAATTATGCAAAATTATATAA
- the argS gene encoding arginine--tRNA ligase, with protein sequence MDYKQLISQLVYDNLEALDLGQEQIKEYLNTPPQPDLGDFALPCFKLAKALKNSPINIANDLAQKINQKPLPEGLEKAIAVNGYLNFYLDRPKFIENVVNKYKSGVPKIDLGQGRVICIDYSSINIAKHFHMGHLSTTAIGGSLYRIFDYLGYKPVGINHLGDYGTQFGKLICAYKMWSGPQKLEQNGLNELHELYVRYHMEAKTRPELDDIAREWSKKIEQKDPEALDIYQKFKEITLENIGKIYERLGVIFDSYLGESFFADKVAPVVQKLKEKNLIETSDGAKVVNLEKYDMPPCLILRSDGTSLYATRDLAAAIYRKQTYDFYKCLYVVAYQQNLHFRQFFKVLELMGYEWAKDLVHVSYGMVSMEDGAMSTRGGKLVKLMDVLDKAVQKIKDIIKEKNPNAEDIDQTAEAVGVGAVVFSSLCNSKIKDIVFSWDRALNFEGESAPYLQYTHARCCSVLKKSGADYNNYALPKDLQDIAADFGANMDDNTWTLIKNIDSFFDKIVLAAQEYEPSIIANAIIDIAQGYNKFYFDYKILDDNPKIQKARLLITLAVKNCLKTGMELLLVKPIEQM encoded by the coding sequence ATGGATTATAAACAATTAATTTCCCAACTCGTGTATGACAATCTTGAGGCTTTGGATTTGGGCCAAGAACAAATAAAAGAATACCTAAACACGCCGCCCCAGCCTGATTTGGGCGACTTCGCGTTGCCTTGTTTTAAATTGGCCAAGGCGTTAAAAAACTCGCCCATTAATATCGCCAATGATTTGGCCCAAAAGATTAATCAAAAACCTTTGCCCGAGGGGCTGGAAAAGGCAATCGCCGTCAACGGCTATCTTAACTTTTACCTTGACCGCCCAAAATTTATTGAAAATGTCGTTAACAAATATAAAAGCGGCGTTCCCAAAATAGACTTGGGGCAAGGCAGGGTTATCTGTATTGATTACTCGTCCATTAATATCGCCAAACACTTCCATATGGGCCACCTTTCTACCACGGCCATAGGCGGGTCGTTGTATAGGATTTTTGATTATTTGGGATACAAGCCCGTAGGCATCAACCATCTTGGCGACTACGGCACGCAGTTTGGCAAGCTGATTTGCGCCTATAAAATGTGGAGCGGCCCGCAAAAGCTTGAGCAAAACGGGCTAAACGAGCTGCACGAGCTTTATGTGCGCTATCACATGGAGGCAAAAACCCGCCCCGAGCTGGACGACATAGCGCGGGAGTGGTCCAAAAAGATAGAACAAAAGGACCCCGAGGCCCTAGACATATACCAAAAGTTCAAAGAAATTACCTTGGAAAATATCGGCAAGATTTATGAGAGATTGGGCGTTATTTTTGATTCTTATTTGGGTGAGAGCTTTTTTGCCGACAAGGTCGCGCCCGTCGTCCAAAAACTAAAGGAAAAAAACTTAATTGAAACAAGCGACGGGGCAAAAGTCGTCAATTTGGAAAAATACGACATGCCGCCGTGCTTGATATTAAGGAGCGACGGGACAAGCCTTTACGCAACTCGCGACCTGGCCGCCGCCATATACAGAAAACAAACTTATGATTTTTATAAATGTCTTTATGTGGTGGCCTACCAGCAAAATTTGCACTTTAGGCAGTTTTTTAAGGTTTTGGAGCTTATGGGATACGAATGGGCCAAGGACTTGGTGCATGTGTCATACGGCATGGTAAGCATGGAAGACGGGGCGATGTCCACAAGAGGCGGCAAGCTGGTAAAGCTTATGGATGTTTTGGATAAGGCCGTGCAAAAAATCAAGGACATAATAAAAGAAAAAAACCCAAACGCCGAGGACATAGACCAAACGGCCGAAGCCGTGGGCGTGGGCGCCGTGGTTTTTTCAAGCCTTTGCAATTCCAAGATAAAGGACATTGTTTTCTCTTGGGACAGGGCGCTGAACTTTGAGGGCGAATCCGCGCCGTATCTGCAATACACGCACGCTCGCTGCTGCAGCGTGCTGAAAAAATCGGGCGCGGACTATAATAATTACGCTTTGCCCAAAGACCTTCAGGACATCGCGGCCGACTTTGGCGCCAATATGGACGACAACACTTGGACGCTTATAAAAAACATAGACTCGTTTTTTGACAAAATTGTCTTGGCGGCGCAAGAATACGAGCCGTCTATAATAGCCAATGCAATTATAGACATAGCCCAAGGCTATAACAAATTTTATTTTGACTATAAAATTCTTGACGACAATCCCAAAATCCAAAAGGCGCGGCTGTTGATTACCTTGGCGGTCAAAAATTGTCTTAAGACGGGCATGGAATTGCTTTTGGTAAAACCCATAGAACAAATGTAG